The Anaerolineae bacterium genome includes the window CCTGCTTTTCCTCTCCAGACTGCTGGAATCAGCTTACCCTGCTCCTCCTTCCACGCTGCTAAAACTGCTGGAAGAGGCCCTCCGGAACGTTCTGGAGGGCAAAGCCACGCCGGAAGAGGCGGCGCATAAAGCAGCTAAGGCAATCCCCCAGCTTTACCCGGACGCTCTGGAGAAGAGGACGAAGCGGTGGTGAGCCCAGAGAGCTTTCAAGGGGCGAGGCAGGATGGTTTCTAAGAAGGCGTAACGCACAACCCTGGCCTTCAGGGAAGGATCTTTGCCGGCATAATAATCCAGTATGTTCCAGTTCCACGCCGTGCCCGAGAACCGCTCCCGCAACCTTCGGGATTTTATTCCCAGTCTATCTAAAAGCTTCACTGCGGGCATGACAGTATCAGGCCAAGGAGGGGTGTCCAGGAAACCTTCCTCTGTAGGGCTGAACCCTTCGCTTTCCACCACTTTTTTCACCTTTTTCATGTCAACCCAGCTCTCATCAACCTGTTTGAAGAATTCAGGTTCCAAAAAGCGCTTTCTTAAGATATAGCCAGGCTGGCGGGGATTGGGCATAGCTATAAAGAGGATTTTATCCGATACTCTCGCGAGCTCCCGGAGGAAGTTTTCGGCGTCCTTCAAGTACCAGAGGCCAGCCCATTCCCAGACCATGTCAAAAGCTCTATCGGGGAAGGGTAGAGCTTTCATGCCAGGGCAGCACACCCACTGCGCCCTGAGCCCGAGCTCGCTCCATATCTTTGCCGCTTCCCGGATACGCCCTTCATCTTCATCCACCACGGTGACGGAACATCCGGCACGGGCCAGCTCTATGCTATTTATCCCTGTTATGCCCGCCATACCGTAAGCAGGGGCCTCCAGAACCTTCCGGATGGGATAGCGCTTAAGCAGGGAAAGCAAATAGTCGTTGAGGACGAATCGTTCGTATACCAGGCCAAGTCCTTCGTTCATAGTTCGCCTTTTTCCTTCTGGGCCCAGCGGGTGCCTATGTCTTCCTGTAAGTCCAGCTCTCTCATTTCCCCTGTGACGGTAAATATTACTCTTTCGCAAATGTTGGTAACCCTGTCGGCAGCTCTTTCCAGGTTGTGGGCAGCCCACAGAAGGTAGTTGGCCTGTTCGAGGTTGGCGGGGTTGGAAATAACATAAGTCATAAGTTCCCGGTAGACTTGGTCATAGAGGGCATCCATTTCATCGTCCTCTTTCGGTATAGCCTCGGCTTTTTCCACATCCCTCTGGACAAAGGCTTCCAGAGCCCTGTAGAGCATATCAGCTGCTTTCTGGGCCATGCGGGGGATATCGATCAAGGGTTTTATGAGGGGCTTATCGCCTATAAGGAGGTTAATTTTGGCAATGCCCTTGGCGTAATCGGCTATACGCTCCAGCTCCGTTACTATCTCCAGGATAGCAGCCAGAAAGCGCAAATCGCTGGCCATGGGCTGCTGCGTGGCAATGACTACCAGGGTGTCCGTTTCTATAGCAAAGCGCTTCTCATTTATAGCTTGGTCCTGAGCTATTAATCGGCGTGAAGCTTCAAAATCCCGCCGCTTAAGGCTATCCACTGCCTCCAGGATGCTATTTCTCACCATTTCCCCCAAGGTTAATATTTCATTCTGGAGGCGCTCTATCGCACTATCCAGCGTTTCTCTTGGCATTGCTCACCCTCCTGTTGAACGCATATTATCCGAACCTGCCGGTTATGTAATCTTCAGTCCGTTTGTCCTTGGGGTTTGTGAATATATCACGGGTCAGGCCATATTCCACCAGGCGGCCCACGTGGTCGTCATCCCACATTATAAAAGCGGTGTAATGCGACACCCTTGCTGCCTGTTGCATGTTGTGAGTTACTATCACGATGGTGTAGTTGCTGGAAAGTTCCCACAAGAGCTCTTCTATTTTCAGGGTTGCTATGGGGTCCAGAGCCGAAGCTGGTTCATCCAGGAGAAGGACTTCAGAGCCCACCGCCAGGGCTCTGGCGATGCAGAGTCTCTGTTGCTGTCCTCCGGAGAGGGTGAGGGCATTGGCGTGGAGTTTGTCCTTTACCTCGTCCCAGAGGGCAGCCTGGCGGAGAGCTCTTTCCACTATTTCGTCTAAATTTTTCTTAATCCCTCGGATTCTAAGCCCCCACGCTACGTTTTCGTAAATGCTTTTAGGGAAAGGGTTGGGTTTCTGGAAAACCATCCCTATGCGCCGCCGGACTTCGGTCACATCAACATCAGGGGCATAGATATTCTGGCCGTTGAACAGGACTTGTCCCTCAACCCTCGCTCCAGGGATGAGGTCATTCATACGGTTGAGGCATCGGATAAGGGTGCTTTTACCGCAGCCCGAAGGCCCGATTATCGCCGTGATGCTGTTCCGTTGAATATCAAGGTTTATATCCCCTAAAACCAGCCGCTCGCCATACCATACGTTCAAATTCCGGATTTTGATGATAGGGTCATCCGGAACGGGGGGCAGGTTTGAAAGGGTCAAAGTCCGAGGCTTGATCATTTTCCCACCTCCTATTCAAAACGAATCTGGAACCGATTGCGCAAGTAAATGGCTGTAGCGTTCATGGTCAGGAGGAGAGCCAGAAGAACGATGATGGCAGCAGCCGCGTTATCGTGGAAGGCTTTCTGAGGCCTGGAAACCCAGTTGAAAATCTGTATGGGCAGGACGGTAAAAGGGCTATGGAGAGCTTTGAGAGATGGAGGGGGGAGGAATGCTATGTAGGTCAGAGCTCCTATGGTTATGAGCGGGGCGGTCTCTCCTATAGCCCTGGATAGAGCCAGGATTGTTCCGGTGAGTATACCAGGCATCGCTGCAGGAATAACCTGATCCCTTACTACCTGCCACCTGGTGGCGCCCAGGGCGTAACCTGCTTCCCTTATGCTTCTGGGTACAGAGCGCAGGGCTTCTCTGGATGAGACGATTATGATGGGAAGGACCAGCAAGGATAGAGTAAGTGCGCCGGAAAGAAGGCTCCTACCCCCGGTTATATCTCGCATCAATCTTACAAAGATCTCAAGGCCCAGGAGGCCATATATTATGGATGGCACGCCGGCCAGGTTAGCTATGTTAACCTCAATGAAACGGGTAAAGAAATTATCGGTGGCATATTCCTCCAGATAAACCCCTGCCGCCACCCCTATGGGGAAAGCGAAGAGGGCTACAAGGATCAGGAGCATCGCTGAGCCTACCAGGGCTGGCAGGATACCTGCTTCCTCCGGCTTGCGGGAGGGGTAGCTTGTTATGAATTTCCAGTTCAAACGGGGAAGGCCATCCACCAGAACATCGACCAAAAGGATGGCGAGCATAATGAGGCCTGCGATGGTGGAAATGAAAGCGACACTTTTGAAAATTCTTTCAACCCATCTTTCTTTCATAGCTTGAACCTCCTCTGACGTGAGGCAAGCCAGTAACTTAGAAGGTTAAAGGTCAAATTCATAAGGAACAGAGTCATGCCCACGGCGAAAATGGTGCGAAACTCCAGGGAGCCAGTCGGAACGTCCCCCAGACTGACCTGAACGATGTAAGCGGTCATGGTCTCTATAGAAACCAGAGGGTTAAGGGTGAGCCTGGGGGTCTGTCCTGCCGCTATTGCAACAATCATAGTTTCTCCTAAGGCTCTTGAAACCCCAAGGATGAAGGAAGCCAATATTCCAGAGGAAGCGGTTGGAATCACTACCCCTGTTACTACCTGACGGGTGGTAGCTCCGAGCGCGTAGGCTCCTTCCCTAAGGGAGCGGGGAACAGCGTAGATGGCATCCTCACTGAGGGAAGCCACCGTCGGTAATATCATAAAACCCATCACAATGCCGGCGCTCAAGGCGTTGAATCCAGAGATGAAGGGGATTATTTTCTTGAGAAGGGGGGTTACAAAGAGAAGGGCGAAGTAGCCGTAAACCACGGTAGGGATCCCTGCCAGGATCTCAAGGGAGGGCTTGAGGATCCGACGAACCCTTTCGGGGGCATATTCGCTCATGTAGATGGCGGCCATCAGCCCCAGCGGGAGCGATACCATCATAGCTATGACGGTGGTGAGAAAAGTCCCGCTAATTAGCACTATTATCCCGAAATGCTTCCGAGCAAAGAGAGGGGTCCACTGGGTTTCCGTCAGGAAGCGGGTTATGGGCACTTCTTGAAAGAAGGCGAAGCTTTCAAACACGAGGACGGCGATTACTCCAAGAGTGGTGAAGATGGAAAAAGAGGCACAGAAGGCAAAGATTCCTTCAAGGAATTTTTCTCTGAGCCTCAATTTTTACCTCCCGAGCCTTTCCAGGGTCTTCTCCAAAAGCTTTTGCCATTCATTTCTTTTTCCCATGGGCAACCAGAGAGCTTTGCGGCCAATTCTTACCGGTGGGAAGAAGCGGCCAGGCCCACGGGAGACCAGGTCTCCAAGGCGCCTGCGCATCTCAGCCTCGTTGATGGTTCCATTAAGCCTGATGGCTATCTGGCCCTCTTCCACCCCTATGGACCTGACGCCAGCTTTGAGGGCGAGGACTTTTACCCTGAGCTGATATAAGAGGTAACGGACAGCCACCGGCAGCGGGCCGAAACGATCCTCCAACTCAGCTCTCATTTCTTCAATCTGCTCTAAAGTTTGAAGCTGAGCCATCCTCCTGTAAAGCTGAAGCCTGAGGAAAGGGTCCGGGACATAATCCTCGGGTATGTAGGAGGGCAGAGGCAGGTCAATGTTAACATCGGGGAGGGCTAAAAGGGAGGATTTTGCGGCTTCTTCTCCCTCCCTCAGCTCTTGGACAGCCCTGGCCAGAAGGCGGCAGTAAAGGTCAAAGCCTATAGCAGCGATGTGACCATGCTGACGGGGACCAAGGATCTCGCCTGCCCCTCTTATCTCCAGGTCCTTGAGGGCGATGCGTAAGCCGGCTCCCAGTTCGCCCGCTTCCATTATCGCCTCTAGGCGTTGCCGGGCGCTCTCTGAGAGAGGAGCCTCAGGATCATAGAGAAAGTAGGCATACGCCCTTACCGAACCTCTACCCACTCTTCCCCTGAGCTGGTAAAGTTGCGCAAGTCCGAAAGTGTCGGCTTTGTTCACGACGATGGTGTTGGCGTTGGGAATGTCCAGACCGCTTTCTATTATAGAAGTGCAAACCAGGATGTCAATTTTACCGGAGGCAAAATCCAGCATCACTCTGGCCAGCTTTTCCTCAGGAAGCTGACCATGAGCTATCTCTATCCGGGCATGGGGCACAAGTTTTTCACCTTTGCGGCTACTTCTTTTATATCCTGCACCCGGTTGTGGACGAAGAAAACCTGCCCTCCGCGGTTCAATTCCCGAAGGATTGCCTGCCGCACCATGGTTTCATCGTATGGGCCTACATAGACTTTCACCGGAAGCCTCTCTTCCGGGGGGGTTTCTATGGTGCTCATATCCCTCAGCCCTGATAGGGACATGTAAAGGGTGCGAGGTATGGGGGTAGCCGTGAGGGTAAGGACGTCCACCTGGGTTCTGAGCTTTTTGAAGTGCTCTTTGTGGACCACTCCAAAGCGCTGTTCTTCGTCTATAATGACCAGGCCCAGGTCCTTAAAGACCACGTCTTTCTGGAGCAGCCTGTGGGTTCCAATTATTATGTCAATGGCCCCCTGCTTGAGCTTTTCCAGGATTTCTTTCTGTTCTGAAGGGGAACGGAGGCGCGAGAGCATTTCTACCACAACGGGGAAAGGTTTCAGCCGCTCCTTGAAAGTTTCATAGTGCTGCTGGGCAAGGACGGTAGTGGGAACCAGAACCGCCACCTGCTTTCCATCCATGACGGCTTTGAAGGCAGCTCTCAGGGCTACTTCGGTCTTGCCGTAGCCTGCATCACCGCATATTAGCCTGTCCATGGGGCGAGGTTGTTCCATATCGCGCTTGACTTCTTCCACGGCCTTTAGCTGGTCGGGAGTTTCCTCATATGGGAAAGAGGCTTCCAGTTCAGCCTGCCAGGGGCTATCGGGGGAGAAGGCATGGCCAGTGACAACTTCTCTGGCGGTATAGAGCTGAAGGAGTTCATGGGCGATCTCGCTTATAGCCCTTCGGGCCCTCTCTTTGGCGTATTCCCAATCAGCCGTGCCGAGGCGGTGCAGTGCCGGGGGCTCATCGCTTATGCTCACATAACGGCTGAGCTTGTCGGCTTGGTGGACTGGGACGTAGAGCCTGTCGCCGGCAGCGTACTCTATTTCCAGGTATTCTCTTTCCACTCCGTGGAGGGTAAGGTGCGTCAACCCCCGGAAAATGCCTATTCCGTGGTCAATGTGCACAACATAATCCCCAGGCTTTATATCCCCAAAGAAAGTTTCAGGGGCAGGCCGGTGAACTTTGATGGGACGCCTCGGGGCCGGTCTCGTCCATCCGAAAATTTCTGCATCCGTCAGAAGGACAGTGTGAGTTCCATCGGACTGGAGTATCCATCCTTCCGAGAGGATTCCCCTCACCAGGGTGATGGTTGAAGGCATGGGTGGGGTTTCCACTCCAGTGGCAGGCTCAGCCATTTTCCCTTTATTGGCCAGGATTTCAGCCAGCCGGTGGGCCTGACGCGTCACTATAACCACCCGGCTTCCGGCCCTTTCCATAGCTATGCTTTCGTCCAGAAGTCTCTCCAGTTGTCCAGCGTAAAGGGGAGCGTAGAGGAAGGCTCTGGCGATGGGGGTTTCTTCCTCGCTTCGGGTGATGATAAGGTTGGCCCGCCTTATCACTTTCTCCTTTAATTTTTCACCGGGAAAATACGGGGAGGGCAATCCCTGAGGTATCTCGCCAGCCCTTATCAGTTCCTTTTCCACCTCGCTTGCCTGAAAGACAAGGCTGTGGATGGCCGCTTCCAGCTCGGGAAGTTCTTCCGTTATGAGCAGGGCCTCCTGAGGCAGGAAATCAAAGAAGGAACCAGGTTCCGGATAAAGGAAGGGGATGTAGAACTCTATACCCCGGAAGGATTTCCCATGGCGGAGGTTTTCCATATCTTCCCGGAAGCGGTTCTGGGCCAAGGGGTGGCAGGAAGAAAAGTTTAGGGAGGAGAAAGCCTCTGCCGCTTGTGGGCCGAAGCCAGGCAATGCCTCGGAAGCGGGGGTAAGGGCGAAGCTTTCCACCTGGCCCGAAGACCGCTGAGTTCCAGGGTCAAAGAGGCGTATGGTTTCGATTTCATCCCCGAAGTATTCTATTCGGACCGGGAGCTGCGAAGGCGGTGGGTAAATATCCAGGATTCCACCCCTGTAGCCGAAAGTGCCGGGTTCATCCACAACCGTTTCGTGGCGGTAGCCAAGCTCTTCTAGGAGCCGCAGAAGTTTCTGAAGGGGGTATACCTGTCCCACTCTTAAAGGGCGCGTTCTTGCGAGGAACTCCTTAAGGGGGATGGTCTTGTAAAGTAGGGAACGGATTGAAGCTATGATCAGAGGGGGGTTGAAGGGCAAGGAATTCCGGTATGGGGTGAGGTGAAGGGCGAGCCTGAAGAGAACCTCAACCCTTTGAGCAATGGTTTCCTTTCCCCAGGGTTCTCGCTCATAGGGGAGTGCATCGGGCTCTTTAAACAGAAGGATTTCTTCCGGGGATTCTGCCCAGCTGCGGAGTTCTCCATAGTAGCGACGGGCCTTTTCCACCGAGGAAACCACCAGGACTATGGGGCGTTTGAGGTCTTTAAGAAGGGCCGCCAATACAAAAGGCCTGGCTGGTTCTGCCAGGTCTAAGGGGAAAGGTTTCCCTCTTTCCTCCCCAAGCTTTTCCACCAGCCATCTGTAAGCATGATGTTCCCGGAGGATGGGGAGAAGCCCTTTGAGGGTTAAAGCTTCCATAGCAAAGCCTTACGCTCACCGCTCCTGGGATTTCCTAACTATAAGCCTTATACCATCTCTTTTCACTACTTCTATGCTTTCGCCCTTCAATATAGGAGGCTCCATTGCCTCAGCTGTCCATTCCTCGCTCTTTACCAGCACGGTCCCCATAGGGTTAAGGTCGGAAGTAGCCCAC containing:
- a CDS encoding DEAD/DEAH box helicase; this encodes MEALTLKGLLPILREHHAYRWLVEKLGEERGKPFPLDLAEPARPFVLAALLKDLKRPIVLVVSSVEKARRYYGELRSWAESPEEILLFKEPDALPYEREPWGKETIAQRVEVLFRLALHLTPYRNSLPFNPPLIIASIRSLLYKTIPLKEFLARTRPLRVGQVYPLQKLLRLLEELGYRHETVVDEPGTFGYRGGILDIYPPPSQLPVRIEYFGDEIETIRLFDPGTQRSSGQVESFALTPASEALPGFGPQAAEAFSSLNFSSCHPLAQNRFREDMENLRHGKSFRGIEFYIPFLYPEPGSFFDFLPQEALLITEELPELEAAIHSLVFQASEVEKELIRAGEIPQGLPSPYFPGEKLKEKVIRRANLIITRSEEETPIARAFLYAPLYAGQLERLLDESIAMERAGSRVVIVTRQAHRLAEILANKGKMAEPATGVETPPMPSTITLVRGILSEGWILQSDGTHTVLLTDAEIFGWTRPAPRRPIKVHRPAPETFFGDIKPGDYVVHIDHGIGIFRGLTHLTLHGVEREYLEIEYAAGDRLYVPVHQADKLSRYVSISDEPPALHRLGTADWEYAKERARRAISEIAHELLQLYTAREVVTGHAFSPDSPWQAELEASFPYEETPDQLKAVEEVKRDMEQPRPMDRLICGDAGYGKTEVALRAAFKAVMDGKQVAVLVPTTVLAQQHYETFKERLKPFPVVVEMLSRLRSPSEQKEILEKLKQGAIDIIIGTHRLLQKDVVFKDLGLVIIDEEQRFGVVHKEHFKKLRTQVDVLTLTATPIPRTLYMSLSGLRDMSTIETPPEERLPVKVYVGPYDETMVRQAILRELNRGGQVFFVHNRVQDIKEVAAKVKNLCPMPG
- the phoU gene encoding phosphate signaling complex protein PhoU, with product MPRETLDSAIERLQNEILTLGEMVRNSILEAVDSLKRRDFEASRRLIAQDQAINEKRFAIETDTLVVIATQQPMASDLRFLAAILEIVTELERIADYAKGIAKINLLIGDKPLIKPLIDIPRMAQKAADMLYRALEAFVQRDVEKAEAIPKEDDEMDALYDQVYRELMTYVISNPANLEQANYLLWAAHNLERAADRVTNICERVIFTVTGEMRELDLQEDIGTRWAQKEKGEL
- the pstC gene encoding phosphate ABC transporter permease subunit PstC; the protein is MRLREKFLEGIFAFCASFSIFTTLGVIAVLVFESFAFFQEVPITRFLTETQWTPLFARKHFGIIVLISGTFLTTVIAMMVSLPLGLMAAIYMSEYAPERVRRILKPSLEILAGIPTVVYGYFALLFVTPLLKKIIPFISGFNALSAGIVMGFMILPTVASLSEDAIYAVPRSLREGAYALGATTRQVVTGVVIPTASSGILASFILGVSRALGETMIVAIAAGQTPRLTLNPLVSIETMTAYIVQVSLGDVPTGSLEFRTIFAVGMTLFLMNLTFNLLSYWLASRQRRFKL
- the pstA gene encoding phosphate ABC transporter permease PstA, with product MKERWVERIFKSVAFISTIAGLIMLAILLVDVLVDGLPRLNWKFITSYPSRKPEEAGILPALVGSAMLLILVALFAFPIGVAAGVYLEEYATDNFFTRFIEVNIANLAGVPSIIYGLLGLEIFVRLMRDITGGRSLLSGALTLSLLVLPIIIVSSREALRSVPRSIREAGYALGATRWQVVRDQVIPAAMPGILTGTILALSRAIGETAPLITIGALTYIAFLPPPSLKALHSPFTVLPIQIFNWVSRPQKAFHDNAAAAIIVLLALLLTMNATAIYLRNRFQIRFE
- the pstB gene encoding phosphate ABC transporter ATP-binding protein PstB → MIKPRTLTLSNLPPVPDDPIIKIRNLNVWYGERLVLGDINLDIQRNSITAIIGPSGCGKSTLIRCLNRMNDLIPGARVEGQVLFNGQNIYAPDVDVTEVRRRIGMVFQKPNPFPKSIYENVAWGLRIRGIKKNLDEIVERALRQAALWDEVKDKLHANALTLSGGQQQRLCIARALAVGSEVLLLDEPASALDPIATLKIEELLWELSSNYTIVIVTHNMQQAARVSHYTAFIMWDDDHVGRLVEYGLTRDIFTNPKDKRTEDYITGRFG
- a CDS encoding class I SAM-dependent methyltransferase, which codes for MNEGLGLVYERFVLNDYLLSLLKRYPIRKVLEAPAYGMAGITGINSIELARAGCSVTVVDEDEGRIREAAKIWSELGLRAQWVCCPGMKALPFPDRAFDMVWEWAGLWYLKDAENFLRELARVSDKILFIAMPNPRQPGYILRKRFLEPEFFKQVDESWVDMKKVKKVVESEGFSPTEEGFLDTPPWPDTVMPAVKLLDRLGIKSRRLRERFSGTAWNWNILDYYAGKDPSLKARVVRYAFLETILPRPLKALWAHHRFVLFSRASG
- a CDS encoding helicase-related protein; this translates as MPHARIEIAHGQLPEEKLARVMLDFASGKIDILVCTSIIESGLDIPNANTIVVNKADTFGLAQLYQLRGRVGRGSVRAYAYFLYDPEAPLSESARQRLEAIMEAGELGAGLRIALKDLEIRGAGEILGPRQHGHIAAIGFDLYCRLLARAVQELREGEEAAKSSLLALPDVNIDLPLPSYIPEDYVPDPFLRLQLYRRMAQLQTLEQIEEMRAELEDRFGPLPVAVRYLLYQLRVKVLALKAGVRSIGVEEGQIAIRLNGTINEAEMRRRLGDLVSRGPGRFFPPVRIGRKALWLPMGKRNEWQKLLEKTLERLGR